One window of Bacteroidota bacterium genomic DNA carries:
- a CDS encoding NAD(P)-dependent oxidoreductase, with protein MDIIFYEAFEEEEKEIKKHLPKNINAEFTWKSIQEYGSKEPPAKIISTRTQSIYPIKWAKKIKGILSRSTGYDHLKEYQKKVSADISYGYLPLYCHRAVAEQALLLWMSLLRKLPQQIKSFSRFHRDGLTGRETEEKTLLVVGVGNIGSEVAKIGHGLGMKVLGVEIDIKHPNEKYVSIDEGIKKADIIVCAMNLTDKNHNYFNFELLMKAKKDAVFVNISRGEISPSLELLKVLNKNHLSGVALDVFDSEKELANVLRNNAKTNNEETLATLKLMKKSNVILTPHNSFNSVEGVKRKSEQSVEQTISFLKTGKFIWSVPGV; from the coding sequence ATGGACATAATATTTTACGAAGCTTTTGAAGAAGAAGAAAAAGAAATAAAAAAGCATTTACCTAAAAATATAAATGCAGAATTTACTTGGAAAAGCATTCAGGAATATGGATCCAAAGAACCTCCTGCAAAAATAATAAGCACAAGAACACAATCAATTTATCCTATTAAATGGGCAAAAAAAATAAAAGGAATTCTATCTCGTAGCACAGGTTATGATCATTTAAAAGAATATCAAAAGAAAGTAAGTGCGGATATTTCTTATGGGTATTTACCTCTGTACTGCCACAGAGCCGTTGCTGAGCAAGCTTTACTTTTATGGATGTCCTTATTAAGAAAATTACCACAGCAAATTAAAAGTTTTTCTCGTTTCCATCGTGATGGACTTACAGGAAGGGAAACAGAAGAAAAAACACTTCTTGTGGTTGGTGTAGGGAATATTGGTTCGGAGGTAGCAAAAATAGGACATGGCTTGGGAATGAAAGTTCTCGGTGTTGAAATTGACATAAAGCATCCTAATGAAAAATATGTTTCTATTGACGAAGGAATAAAAAAAGCAGATATTATTGTTTGTGCTATGAACCTTACAGACAAAAATCACAACTATTTCAATTTTGAACTATTAATGAAAGCAAAAAAAGATGCTGTTTTTGTTAATATTTCACGTGGTGAAATTTCTCCATCTTTAGAATTATTAAAAGTTCTAAACAAAAATCACTTAAGCGGTGTAGCACTTGATGTTTTTGATTCGGAGAAAGAGCTTGCAAATGTGCTTAGGAATAATGCAAAAACTAATAATGAAGAAACATTAGCAACTCTGAAGCTAATGAAGAAGTCAAATGTAATTTTAACACCTCATAATTCTTTCAATTCAGTAGAGGGGGTTAAAAGAAAATCGGAGCAAAGTGTAGAACAAACGATAAGTTTTTTAAAAACAGGGAAGTTTATTTGGTCTGTTCCGGGTGTTTGA
- a CDS encoding phosphotransferase, whose protein sequence is MFEEDAGYRMQDAGCKMQDTGCRMQDARCRMQDAGCRMQDAQTG, encoded by the coding sequence GTGTTTGAAGAGGATGCAGGATACAGGATGCAAGATGCAGGATGCAAGATGCAGGATACAGGATGCAGGATGCAAGATGCAAGATGCAGGATGCAGGATGCAGGATGCAGGATGCAGGATGCCCAGACGGGCTAA
- a CDS encoding ribonuclease H — MLVTLLKMEIISEKKGVYEIRISNSKSKAIVFFNPKTKNLEFEGSGLLHDFLQKNEYQFRKILHNKRKDTFFKGFKLSFSMIDNKDVAAFNDINKIIVSDKLQGKDNIRIIENGIENITKLFTDGCFLQDENKGGVAAFIVKTNDSKELISEKTLLQSSCLIELYATIKGLEKLENEKKIRVITDSQYVRKGITEWIFHWKLNNWHTANGEKAKNIEYWKRLEKLIQKKYIEFQWVKGHAESEGNKICHEEANRIAREE, encoded by the coding sequence ATGCTTGTTACTTTACTGAAAATGGAAATTATCTCAGAGAAAAAAGGTGTTTACGAAATACGTATTTCCAATAGTAAAAGTAAAGCAATTGTTTTTTTTAACCCAAAAACAAAAAACTTAGAGTTTGAAGGTTCAGGATTGCTTCATGATTTTTTGCAAAAAAATGAGTATCAATTTAGAAAAATACTTCACAATAAACGAAAGGATACTTTTTTTAAAGGCTTTAAGCTGAGCTTTTCAATGATTGATAACAAAGATGTTGCAGCTTTTAATGATATAAATAAAATTATTGTTTCGGATAAACTACAAGGAAAAGATAACATCAGAATAATTGAAAACGGAATTGAGAATATTACCAAGCTATTTACCGATGGTTGTTTTTTGCAAGACGAGAACAAAGGTGGTGTTGCTGCATTTATCGTAAAAACTAATGATTCCAAAGAATTAATCAGTGAGAAAACATTGCTGCAAAGTAGTTGTCTGATAGAACTTTATGCAACGATTAAAGGTCTTGAGAAACTTGAAAATGAGAAAAAAATAAGAGTAATTACTGATAGCCAATATGTTCGTAAAGGAATTACTGAATGGATATTTCATTGGAAATTAAATAATTGGCATACTGCCAATGGAGAAAAAGCAAAAAATATTGAGTATTGGAAAAGGCTTGAGAAATTAATACAAAAGAAATATATTGAATTTCAATGGGTTAAAGGACATGCCGAAAGTGAAGGAAATAAAATTTGCCATGAAGAGGCTAATAGAATTGCAAGAGAGGAGTGA
- a CDS encoding prolyl oligopeptidase family serine peptidase, with protein MKRIVLLILLLIPAFSSFSQNNNKKNLDHSVYEKWNVMKNIKISNNGNWVTYISTPQKTALDSKLFLFDVKKDKLDFIDRGEIASFSPNSDFLIFKIKAQYDSVRKMKLEKVKKDELPKDSMGIWLFDKDSIIKIPRITSFKIAEKNSSWIVYHLCKEKKIKEKEVADSNEVKKEKKSKAEKKKMKKEKKQIATHLVIFNPISEKEFLFKNVKDYSISKNGNSIVFTTIVKDSIDTISLHLFNTLSQTDKIIYKTTNEFEKFTIDEEGKKVAFLISRDTTKTKIFSLLYWNKDKVEIIVDTTNTLMPKGFCVSKNASIYFSKNGEKLFFGIAKKPEPEVKDTLLENEKYHLDVWNWKDLRLQPQQKLRLKSDLKKSDLCVFNFDKNKMIKLENENIQRVRLYKDRDARYALGFGNKQYQRSYSWTSKRCFDAYLLDTKTGEQKLLLKKRQSSINISPDQKYIYWYESNDSSWYSKKIGSDEKVNLTEKINVSFFNEDYDVPTDPHPYGIAGWSEKDENIFIYDKYDIWKIDPKGKKHAIKITNGREQEIIFRNVNLDREKKYLEGTLVLKAFNKKNKKEGFFTIEIEETKEAKMLIMQDYSFRRLQKAKNCDKIIWRKESFKEYPQLRISNIDFKNQKVISNLNPQQQKYNWGTVEQVAWTSFEGEELKGLLYKPENFDASKKYPMIVYYYEKGSDNINQHSIPKPSHSVISFPLYVSNGYLIFVPDINYKKGFPGKSAYQSIMSGTMAMCEKDFVDKKNIGLQGQSWGGYQTVFMLTQTNFYKAAMGGAVVSNMTSAYGGIRWGSGVSRMFQYEEGQSRIGATLWEKPELYIENSPIFFADRIETPLLLMHNDNDGAVPWYQGIEMFVAMRRLNKPAWMLSYNNEAHNLRKWPNRVDLSIRMMQFFDYYLKNKPMPIWMEEGIPATQKGKIDGYKLIENKN; from the coding sequence ATGAAAAGAATAGTCTTACTTATTTTGCTTTTAATACCTGCATTTTCTTCTTTTTCTCAAAATAATAACAAAAAAAATCTTGACCATTCAGTTTATGAAAAATGGAATGTGATGAAAAATATAAAAATATCCAATAATGGAAATTGGGTAACATATATTTCTACACCACAAAAAACAGCACTTGATTCTAAATTATTTCTTTTTGATGTAAAGAAAGATAAATTAGATTTTATTGATAGAGGAGAAATAGCAAGTTTTTCTCCTAATTCTGATTTTCTTATCTTCAAAATTAAAGCACAATATGATTCAGTGCGGAAGATGAAACTAGAAAAAGTGAAGAAGGATGAACTACCAAAAGATAGCATGGGAATATGGCTTTTTGACAAAGATTCGATAATAAAAATTCCAAGAATAACTTCATTCAAAATCGCAGAAAAAAACTCTTCATGGATAGTTTATCATTTGTGTAAAGAGAAAAAGATTAAAGAAAAGGAAGTTGCTGATAGTAACGAAGTAAAAAAAGAAAAAAAGAGTAAAGCAGAAAAAAAGAAGATGAAAAAAGAAAAAAAACAAATAGCTACTCATCTTGTTATTTTCAATCCTATTTCAGAAAAAGAATTTCTTTTCAAAAATGTAAAAGATTATTCCATTTCAAAAAATGGTAATTCCATTGTTTTTACAACAATCGTAAAGGATTCTATTGATACTATTTCGCTTCATCTTTTTAATACTTTGTCTCAAACAGATAAAATAATTTATAAAACAACTAATGAATTTGAAAAATTTACAATTGATGAAGAAGGTAAAAAAGTCGCTTTTTTAATTTCAAGAGATACCACAAAGACAAAAATATTCAGCTTACTTTATTGGAACAAAGACAAGGTTGAAATTATTGTTGATACAACAAATACATTAATGCCCAAAGGTTTTTGTGTGAGTAAAAACGCAAGCATTTATTTTTCAAAAAATGGTGAAAAATTATTTTTTGGTATAGCAAAAAAACCTGAACCCGAAGTTAAAGACACATTACTCGAAAATGAAAAATATCATCTTGATGTTTGGAATTGGAAGGATTTAAGATTGCAACCACAACAAAAACTACGTTTAAAGTCTGATTTAAAGAAATCTGATTTATGTGTTTTTAATTTTGACAAAAATAAAATGATAAAACTTGAGAATGAAAATATCCAAAGAGTTAGACTTTATAAAGACAGGGATGCAAGATATGCCTTAGGATTTGGTAACAAGCAATATCAACGGTCTTATTCATGGACATCTAAGAGATGTTTTGATGCTTATTTATTGGACACAAAAACAGGTGAACAAAAATTATTGCTTAAAAAAAGACAATCAAGTATAAATATTTCTCCCGACCAAAAATATATTTATTGGTATGAAAGTAATGATAGCTCATGGTATTCTAAGAAAATCGGGAGTGATGAAAAAGTGAATTTGACAGAAAAAATAAATGTGAGTTTTTTCAATGAGGATTATGATGTACCAACTGACCCACATCCTTATGGAATTGCAGGTTGGTCGGAGAAGGATGAAAATATTTTTATTTATGACAAATATGATATTTGGAAAATTGATCCTAAAGGGAAAAAGCATGCAATTAAAATTACCAATGGAAGGGAACAGGAAATTATATTCCGAAATGTAAATCTTGACAGAGAAAAGAAATATCTCGAAGGCACTTTAGTTTTAAAAGCATTTAACAAAAAGAATAAAAAAGAAGGATTTTTTACAATTGAAATTGAAGAAACAAAAGAAGCTAAAATGCTAATAATGCAGGATTATTCTTTTAGAAGACTACAAAAAGCAAAAAATTGTGACAAAATTATTTGGCGAAAAGAAAGTTTTAAAGAATACCCACAACTCCGAATAAGTAACATTGATTTTAAAAATCAAAAAGTAATTTCAAATTTAAATCCACAACAACAGAAATACAATTGGGGTACAGTAGAACAAGTAGCTTGGACATCATTTGAAGGCGAAGAACTTAAGGGATTACTTTATAAACCTGAGAATTTTGATGCTTCAAAAAAATATCCCATGATTGTTTATTATTATGAAAAAGGTTCAGATAATATTAATCAACATTCTATACCAAAGCCAAGCCACTCTGTAATTTCATTTCCTCTATATGTGAGTAACGGATATTTAATTTTTGTTCCTGACATTAATTATAAAAAAGGATTCCCTGGCAAAAGTGCATATCAATCAATAATGAGTGGAACAATGGCAATGTGCGAAAAAGATTTTGTTGACAAAAAAAATATTGGACTGCAAGGTCAAAGCTGGGGAGGTTATCAAACAGTTTTTATGCTTACTCAAACAAATTTTTACAAGGCTGCAATGGGCGGTGCTGTAGTTTCAAATATGACAAGTGCCTATGGTGGAATCCGCTGGGGAAGTGGAGTAAGTAGAATGTTTCAGTACGAAGAAGGGCAAAGTAGAATAGGTGCTACACTTTGGGAAAAACCAGAACTTTATATTGAAAATTCACCAATATTTTTTGCAGATAGAATAGAAACACCATTACTTTTAATGCATAATGATAATGATGGAGCAGTTCCATGGTATCAAGGAATTGAAATGTTTGTTGCAATGAGAAGATTAAACAAACCAGCATGGATGCTAAGCTATAACAATGAAGCCCATAATCTCAGAAAATGGCCAAACAGAGTTGACCTAAGTATTAGGATGATGCAGTTTTTTGATTATTATCTGAAAAATAAACCCATGCCTATTTGGATGGAAGAAGGTATTCCTGCAACTCAAAAAGGGAAAATTGATGGCTATAAATTAATTGAAAATAAAAATTAA
- a CDS encoding bifunctional ADP-heptose synthase, with the protein MNNIQLSKSEVTNIFDDFEKKNILIIGDVMVDSYWWGSVNRISPEAPVPIVLVNKREYRLGGAANVALNIKKLGANPILCSVIGDDNEGEVFLNLLEKRNIKPDCIIKSNNRPTTLKTRVISNEQQQSIRLDTETDKLINLKECIKLKEKILEKLDSIDSLIFQDYDKGVLSKKFIQDIIDEANKRNIPTIVDPKRKNFNSYKNSTLFKPNFKELKEGLGILIEKPITIEKLRKVSNSLFDKMNISITFITLSEQGVYINDGKEDFLVPTHKRSIYDVSGAGDTVASITALSIASQHPINLLAELTNIAGGLVCERVGVVPIEREWMEKECIRIFSGK; encoded by the coding sequence ATGAATAACATACAACTTTCAAAAAGTGAAGTAACAAATATCTTTGATGATTTTGAGAAGAAAAATATTCTGATAATCGGGGATGTAATGGTTGATTCTTATTGGTGGGGTAGTGTAAACCGAATTTCACCAGAAGCACCTGTACCAATTGTTTTGGTAAACAAAAGAGAATACCGACTTGGAGGAGCAGCCAACGTAGCTTTAAACATAAAAAAATTAGGAGCAAATCCTATTTTATGTTCTGTAATTGGAGATGATAACGAAGGAGAAGTTTTCCTTAATTTGCTTGAAAAAAGAAATATAAAGCCTGATTGTATTATTAAATCCAACAACAGACCAACTACTTTAAAAACAAGAGTGATTTCAAACGAACAGCAACAATCAATTCGCCTTGATACTGAAACAGATAAACTAATAAATCTAAAAGAATGCATTAAACTCAAAGAAAAGATTCTTGAAAAATTAGATTCAATAGACTCATTGATATTTCAGGATTACGATAAAGGAGTGCTTTCAAAGAAATTCATTCAGGATATTATTGATGAAGCAAACAAAAGAAATATTCCAACTATTGTTGACCCAAAAAGGAAAAATTTTAATTCTTATAAAAACTCAACTTTATTCAAACCCAATTTTAAAGAACTAAAAGAAGGATTGGGGATTTTAATTGAAAAACCAATTACAATAGAAAAACTCCGTAAGGTATCTAACTCTCTTTTTGACAAAATGAATATTTCAATTACCTTTATTACACTTTCGGAACAAGGCGTTTACATAAATGATGGCAAAGAAGATTTTCTTGTACCAACACACAAAAGAAGCATTTATGATGTTTCTGGTGCTGGCGATACCGTTGCAAGCATAACAGCTTTATCAATAGCTTCACAACATCCCATTAATTTACTTGCAGAACTAACAAACATTGCAGGAGGGCTTGTATGCGAAAGAGTTGGTGTTGTTCCAATTGAAAGGGAATGGATGGAAAAAGAATGCATTAGGATATTTTCAGGAAAGTGA
- a CDS encoding YCF48-related protein, whose translation MKRFLLTIVLTISSLLLLAQHTWDKKNSGIADATLCDIEFIGDSIGYIVGYSPTKSVILKTTDAGETWTNVTTPSVTTELLSCNFLDKDLGYVVGRNGGLYKTENGGAVWQKINIGSNVNLTDVSFPSQNIGYLCSDGGRFFKSENNGGLGWLTKSIYTADDFIAVQFFNQNTGVISATSGRIWKTNNGGTSWDTINEGWNNINNSFFCTENVGYIIGRGLVKRSIDGGNHWTNISPAAYPSTYFYSIYFTFVQSGFIGGKHELILTTNDGGSSWEIENSGGTETIKQIIFTPYGNGFAVGTNGLILKREVPDGIEDTKLKSDISIYPNPSKGTFVLNSNSKKELDINIFNPNGTIIFSEKNINSQIEFNLNEYSRGIYFVQIISDNEVITKKLILK comes from the coding sequence ATGAAGAGATTTTTACTTACAATCGTTTTAACAATTTCAAGTTTATTGCTATTAGCACAACATACTTGGGACAAAAAAAATTCAGGGATTGCGGATGCAACTTTATGCGATATAGAATTTATTGGTGATTCTATTGGATATATCGTTGGATACAGTCCTACAAAAAGTGTAATTTTAAAAACTACAGATGCCGGTGAAACATGGACAAATGTTACAACTCCTTCGGTTACTACAGAACTACTTTCATGTAATTTCCTTGATAAAGATTTAGGATATGTTGTTGGTAGAAACGGAGGCTTATACAAAACAGAAAACGGTGGTGCTGTTTGGCAAAAAATAAATATCGGGTCAAACGTTAATCTTACAGATGTATCATTTCCAAGCCAAAATATTGGATATTTATGTTCTGATGGAGGCAGATTCTTTAAGTCAGAAAACAATGGTGGATTAGGTTGGCTTACTAAATCAATTTATACTGCTGATGATTTTATAGCTGTACAATTTTTCAACCAAAATACAGGAGTTATTAGTGCTACTTCCGGTAGAATTTGGAAAACTAATAACGGAGGAACATCATGGGATACAATAAACGAAGGATGGAACAACATTAACAACTCATTTTTTTGTACAGAAAATGTAGGATATATAATTGGTCGTGGTTTAGTAAAAAGGTCAATTGACGGAGGAAATCATTGGACAAACATTAGCCCTGCCGCTTACCCAAGCACATATTTTTATAGTATATATTTTACTTTTGTTCAATCAGGTTTTATTGGTGGCAAGCATGAATTAATTCTTACTACAAATGATGGAGGTTCTAGTTGGGAAATAGAAAATTCAGGAGGTACTGAAACAATAAAACAAATAATTTTTACTCCTTACGGAAATGGTTTTGCTGTTGGTACAAACGGATTAATATTAAAAAGAGAAGTACCCGATGGAATTGAGGATACAAAACTTAAAAGCGATATTTCTATTTATCCAAATCCTTCAAAAGGAACTTTTGTTTTAAATTCTAATTCTAAAAAGGAATTAGATATTAATATTTTTAATCCAAATGGGACAATTATTTTTAGTGAGAAAAATATTAATTCACAAATTGAATTTAACCTAAACGAATATTCAAGAGGTATTTATTTTGTCCAAATCATTTCTGATAATGAAGTAATTACAAAGAAATTGATATTGAAATAA
- a CDS encoding TonB-dependent receptor — protein MNKKYFITVLILLITFISYAQKGIIRGKVNDKKTGEELIGTTIIAVGTQMGAITDFDGNYSLELPVGKYEIKCSFISYETITITNVEIKTDEIQSINFQLGEASIVLQEVRIEARQMRKTENALLAMQKVSTSVINGISAQEISKAGDNNAAAALKRVIGISVEDGKYVYVRGLSDRYSKTTLNGAEIPGLDPNRNTVQMDMFPSNLIENMVVFKTFSPELPGSFAGGYINIVTKDFPEKFTFQFSSSFAYNDQSSFNKNFLTYDGGKLDWLGIDDGTRNWPINNTKEIPSLYVDNDKLDNITRSFNNEMDTKHKKSFMNQSYSISLGNQKNIGEKSLGYIVGINYQKNYEYFNDGATGRYKLTGFEENSLNTERFLNTEKGAMEVLSGGMLSLNYKLSRKHKIGIAGIHNRSGVTSAKFLDGKKPSDEIGMYQQNRELKFLERSITSGQLKGEHYLENFKKLKINWLSSYTVSKQNEPDLRYFVNSYYIENNDTTFEIEKSKYALPARYSREMKESNFDNKIDFSIPVFIPFKSKLKFGFANVYKYRVFEEERIDINSQNNSFTASISEYFNDNNIGQNAQGTYGVYMIDATDTKNSYTGKQDVAAAYALIDVNFNKKLRMTVGGRLEYTNIHIESYNKKKADGNLENLDFLPVLNFTYEIVEDLFIRTATSRTLARPTFRELAPYASYDYETGETKLGNNNLERTLIDNFDIRTEYFIKPGEIISISGFYKRFINPIETTFNPIASNPELTWKNVEKANVYGIEFEFRKNLDFINILRDFKIGLNMSYIKSVVSIDSLELLAIQGTNPNHADTRVMFGQSPYIVNAILSYKNDSIGLSANISYNIAGEKLAVVIVSGTPNIYEQPFNSLNFNINQKIGKRFSLKFSAKNILNSIHEKIYTYNSKEYIYDKYSVGRTYSLG, from the coding sequence TTGAATAAAAAATATTTTATTACTGTATTAATTTTGTTAATTACTTTCATCTCTTATGCACAAAAAGGAATAATCAGGGGAAAAGTAAATGACAAAAAAACAGGTGAAGAACTTATAGGAACAACAATTATAGCTGTTGGAACTCAGATGGGAGCTATCACTGATTTTGACGGTAATTATTCTTTAGAACTACCTGTTGGAAAATATGAAATAAAATGTTCATTTATTTCTTATGAAACAATAACTATTACTAATGTAGAAATAAAAACAGACGAAATACAAAGTATTAATTTTCAATTGGGAGAAGCTAGTATTGTTTTACAAGAGGTTAGGATTGAAGCAAGACAAATGCGTAAAACCGAAAATGCTTTGTTAGCAATGCAAAAAGTATCAACATCGGTCATTAATGGAATTTCAGCACAGGAAATTTCAAAAGCTGGCGATAATAATGCTGCTGCTGCTTTAAAAAGAGTGATTGGAATATCGGTTGAAGACGGGAAATATGTTTATGTTAGGGGATTAAGTGACAGATATTCCAAAACAACACTTAACGGTGCCGAAATACCAGGACTTGACCCAAATAGAAATACTGTTCAGATGGATATGTTTCCAAGCAATTTAATTGAAAATATGGTGGTTTTTAAAACATTTTCTCCTGAACTACCAGGCAGTTTTGCAGGTGGATATATAAATATTGTTACTAAAGATTTTCCTGAGAAATTTACATTCCAATTTTCCAGCTCATTTGCTTACAACGACCAAAGTAGTTTTAATAAGAACTTTTTAACTTATGATGGTGGTAAACTTGATTGGCTCGGAATTGATGATGGCACACGCAATTGGCCAATTAATAATACAAAAGAAATTCCAAGTCTTTATGTTGATAATGATAAACTTGATAATATTACACGCTCTTTCAATAATGAAATGGATACAAAACATAAAAAGTCTTTTATGAATCAATCTTATTCAATTTCTCTTGGAAATCAAAAAAATATAGGGGAAAAGTCATTGGGATATATTGTTGGAATAAATTATCAAAAGAATTATGAATATTTTAATGATGGAGCAACAGGGCGTTATAAACTAACAGGTTTTGAAGAAAATAGCTTAAACACTGAAAGGTTTCTAAATACAGAAAAAGGAGCAATGGAAGTGCTATCAGGGGGAATGCTTAGTTTAAATTATAAATTATCACGTAAACATAAAATAGGTATTGCAGGAATACATAATCGTAGCGGTGTTACTTCCGCAAAATTTCTTGATGGTAAAAAACCTTCAGACGAAATTGGAATGTATCAACAAAATCGGGAATTGAAATTTCTTGAACGTTCAATAACATCAGGACAATTAAAAGGTGAGCATTATCTTGAAAATTTTAAAAAATTAAAAATCAACTGGCTTAGTTCCTATACTGTTTCAAAGCAAAATGAACCGGATTTACGCTATTTTGTTAATAGCTATTATATAGAAAATAATGATACAACTTTTGAAATTGAAAAATCAAAATATGCTTTGCCTGCAAGATATAGCCGTGAAATGAAAGAATCTAATTTTGATAATAAAATTGATTTCAGTATTCCGGTATTTATTCCATTCAAATCAAAATTAAAATTCGGATTTGCAAATGTGTATAAATACAGGGTTTTTGAAGAAGAGCGTATAGATATAAATAGTCAGAATAATTCATTTACAGCAAGCATTTCAGAGTATTTTAACGACAATAATATAGGTCAAAATGCTCAGGGAACTTACGGTGTTTATATGATTGATGCTACAGATACAAAAAATAGTTATACCGGTAAACAGGATGTTGCCGCGGCTTATGCTTTGATTGATGTAAATTTTAATAAAAAACTAAGAATGACAGTGGGGGGAAGATTGGAATACACAAACATACATATAGAAAGTTATAATAAAAAGAAAGCTGACGGGAATTTGGAAAATTTAGACTTTTTACCTGTTTTGAATTTTACTTATGAAATAGTTGAAGATTTATTTATAAGAACTGCTACTTCACGTACTTTGGCTCGTCCAACTTTCAGAGAACTTGCTCCTTATGCTTCGTATGATTATGAAACAGGAGAAACAAAACTTGGTAATAATAATTTAGAAAGAACATTAATAGATAATTTTGATATACGAACAGAATATTTTATTAAACCCGGAGAAATAATTTCAATTAGTGGTTTTTATAAACGATTTATCAATCCTATTGAAACAACTTTTAACCCTATTGCTTCAAATCCCGAATTAACATGGAAAAACGTTGAAAAAGCAAATGTCTATGGAATTGAATTTGAATTTCGTAAAAATCTGGATTTTATAAATATTTTAAGAGATTTTAAAATCGGGCTTAATATGTCTTATATCAAATCGGTGGTTAGCATTGATTCTTTGGAACTCCTTGCAATACAGGGTACTAATCCCAATCATGCCGATACAAGAGTAATGTTTGGACAATCTCCATATATTGTTAATGCTATTTTATCTTACAAAAACGATAGCATTGGATTAAGTGCTAATATTTCTTACAATATTGCAGGCGAAAAACTTGCAGTTGTCATTGTTTCAGGAACTCCAAACATTTACGAACAGCCATTCAACTCATTGAATTTTAATATAAATCAAAAAATAGGTAAAAGATTTTCTTTGAAATTTTCTGCAAAAAATATTTTAAATTCAATACATGAAAAAATATACACCTATAATAGTAAAGAATATATTTACGATAAATATTCGGTGGGCAGGACATATTCATTGGG
- a CDS encoding carboxypeptidase-like regulatory domain-containing protein — MKKLLLSIVFTVLVLQLSFASNENNPTNGNTKNTIKINGKIVDKETGETLTGVLIEIKGSSEKVYSDFDGTFEFKNLKPGIYDIVISYISYEKNVLKMVKAKTSVNTLKIELKKQ, encoded by the coding sequence ATGAAAAAATTATTATTATCAATTGTCTTTACAGTTCTTGTACTTCAATTAAGTTTTGCAAGTAATGAAAACAATCCGACTAATGGAAATACAAAAAATACCATAAAAATAAATGGTAAAATTGTTGATAAAGAAACAGGTGAAACTTTGACAGGTGTGTTAATTGAAATCAAAGGAAGCAGTGAAAAAGTGTATAGCGATTTTGATGGCACATTTGAATTTAAAAATCTAAAACCGGGAATATATGACATTGTAATATCATATATTTCTTATGAAAAGAATGTGTTAAAAATGGTGAAAGCTAAAACCTCTGTCAACACATTAAAAATTGAACTAAAAAAACAATAA